The following proteins are encoded in a genomic region of Necator americanus strain Aroian chromosome II, whole genome shotgun sequence:
- a CDS encoding hypothetical protein (NECATOR_CHRII.G5304.T1), which produces MNATNLQFNTRQDKELQKLGYGIAKRMGRTHFLLYDTQMMNTTMLWIKKTVQIFPNLEHSFVFGPKGANITSVKLTKSCCEYVDPISFVNYTAKYLFFDFRYGRNPLYFTDYLNEIRKLLEFSSDTRREGQYILDTLKM; this is translated from the exons ATGAACGCTACAAACTTACAATTCAACACTAGACAAGACAAAGAGTTACAAAAATTAG GATATGGTATAGCAAAAAGGATGGGAAGGACACATTTCCTACTTTATGACACGCAGATGATGAACACCACTATGTTGTGGATAAAGAAAACTGTTCAAATATTCCCCAATTTAGAGCACTCATTTGTATTTGGTCCT AAGGGAGCAAATATAACCAGTGTAAAGCTTACTAAATCATGTTGTGAATATGTTGATCCAATAAG TTTTGTTAACTATACCGCGAAGTATCTGTTCTTCGATTTCCGCTATGGACGAAATCCACTGTATTTCACAGACTATTTGAATGAGATTCGAAAACTGCTGGAGTTTTCGTCGGATACCCGACGAGAAGGACAATACATCCTGGATACTCTCAAAATGTAA
- a CDS encoding hypothetical protein (NECATOR_CHRII.G5303.T1), with translation MKGGHVSKQSFEKDSIRLAKYTVSKLIEVESLEYKMTMCLTFINLKEDFAKSISSKIFSVTLENAMRGSEWDYMGVKVDG, from the coding sequence ATGAAGGGCGGCCATGTGAGCAAGCagagtttcgaaaaggattcaatACGATTGGCCAAATacactgtttcaaaactcatagaagtagAGTCGCTAGAGTACAAGATGACGatgtgtctcactttcatcaactTAAAGGAGGACTTCGCTAAGTCGATTtcatccaaaatattcagcgtcactctcgagaacgcgatgcgaggatCGGAATGGGAttacatgggagtgaaagttgacggcTGA